DNA from Triticum aestivum cultivar Chinese Spring chromosome 7D, IWGSC CS RefSeq v2.1, whole genome shotgun sequence:
CTTTTTTTTAGCGTGTAGCTGTACGTGAATCATGATAGCTTTCTTGTGTATATACAGTTTCAAAAATGCAAAAAAACCAAATGAATGGGCCACAAACAGATAATGAAGTCATGACAGTTTTCTTGTGTATATACTGTTTCAAAAATACAAAAAACAAATGAATGGGGCCACAAACAGATAATAAAGTCATCTTAGATGTGAGGTATTATCTCacatcacatctagatgtgacataattgGACCTAAATAATTACTTCCTCTGTatactaatataagagcgttcagAACACGGAGGGAGTACTGTTTCTTAGAAGAAATTGATCTCTAATGGGTGGGCTAGATTGGGACGGACTGGGCTTTACATGGACCGTTCGCCCTAGTCACCAAAGCAGAAGGCAGAACCCAGTGGACTGTAGAAGGCGAGGAAGGGAATATTTCCACGCGAAATCCACCACGATGAGCGGCGgcggccggaagccggtgggcgacgATGCGGAGGTGGAAGCGCTGCTCCGGGCGGCGCAAGACGCCGTGCTGCTCAAGCTCCAGGCCAACTCCCACCTCgtctcgtcgtcgtcctccgccgcCTCAAACCCTCTTGCTCTCGACGAGGGGCCCGGTCCACTGGACGACGACCTCGCCCGCCGCCTCGACGCGCTCAGGTCCCGCCCGGCGGCGCCGAAGCGGCCCGGTGCTGCCCCCGCCCCTGCAGCCGGCGGGATGGACGAGATGGAGGTACGGTTCGCGGCGCTGAAAGGCGCGGCGGTTTGCCCGGAGAAGGAGACGAGGGTGCGGCTGGAGGATCTGGAAGGGGAATCggacgaggaggacgaggtggagaaGGTGATGCGCTGGGCGATGGACGCCGCGCGGCTCGACGTCGCCACTGCCGGCAGTGGTGCTAGCAACGCCgaccacaaggaagaagaagacaagagcagCAACGccgaggacaaggaagaagaagaaaagagcagCGCCAGTAgcgaggaggatgaggaagagagTCTGGAactgaaggaggagaagaagaggaaggagataaTGAGCAAGAAGAACAAGGCCAAGAGCAGGTGGTTCTTCTTTTGATCCTAAATGTACGtttgatctcatatcatcacaagCAAAGAAGTATCCCAACCTGGCTACATGTGTGTTTGATCTCATGATCACAAGCAAAGAATCCAGCAAGTGAATCCAATGAGATTATCTGTAATGGAGATTATGAACTTGCATTGCTATCTCTGTGATGAACATAATAACTTGTGCAATTGCTATTGATATTTCCTGATAGAAGTCTTTGAAAAGATTTTAAAATCGATTGTGTTCTTTCCCATCATAATATACAAATAAACCTACGTTTATAATGAACTTTGTACCCTAGAATAAGATGTATACAATGTTGATAATTAACTTGCCGAGTCAGCTGGTAGCAAATTCAGTTTCAGCTAGCAGTCCTTcagcgcaagggaaatcaagtgtCTCACTCATAAGCAGTGAAAAAAACATaacatacagtcgtactccctctgttccaaaatagatgacccaactttgtactaactttagtacaaagttgggtcatctattttggaacggagggagtaactaataAGCTCAACAAACAAGTCAACAAGGTCTATTCATGTCAATTAAACACAACCGATAAGCTCATCATCTTGATCAAACATCTTGCATGGAGTCGACAGAATGGATTTACTGGGTCTGGGTTCATAGATAGACAACAGACGTTACATATCCTCAGTGACCACAACGACAAGCTACATGCATGTCAGCCTGGGTGGAGCACAAAGTATCACAGGAATGCTCAACACAGGAACGACAACGCCAGCCATCCTAGAGAGAGAAGCTTCACTTTCCACTGCAACAACAAAAAAAGATAGGAGAATTTAGAGGCCTTGTTGCTTGCGCTTACAGGAGCAAAAACATGGATTCAATGGCTCATGGCTCTTTCACTTACGTGTTCATCAT
Protein-coding regions in this window:
- the LOC123166119 gene encoding nucleolin, producing the protein MSGGGRKPVGDDAEVEALLRAAQDAVLLKLQANSHLVSSSSSAASNPLALDEGPGPLDDDLARRLDALRSRPAAPKRPGAAPAPAAGGMDEMEVRFAALKGAAVCPEKETRVRLEDLEGESDEEDEVEKVMRWAMDAARLDVATAGSGASNADHKEEEDKSSNAEDKEEEEKSSASSEEDEEESLELKEEKKRKEIMSKKNKAKSRWFFF